A single region of the Streptococcus macedonicus ACA-DC 198 genome encodes:
- the secA gene encoding Protein export cytoplasm protein SecA ATPase RNA helicase produces the protein MANILRTVIENDKGELRKLEKIAKKVESYADAMAALSDEELQAKTPEFKKRYQNGETLDQLLPEAFAVVREAAKRVLGLYPYRVQIMGGIVMHNGDIPEMRTGEGKTLTATMPVYLNALAGEGVHVITVNEYLATRDATEMGEVYSWLGLSVGINLAAKSAYEKREAYNCDITYSTNSEVGFDYLRDNMVVRQEDMVQRPLNFALIDEVDSVLIDEARTPLIVSGQVSSETSQLYIRADRFVKTLTSVDYTIDVPTKTISLTDYGIDKAEEYFHVENLYDLENVALTHYIDNALRANYIMLLDIDYVVSQMGEILIVDQFTGRTMEGRRFSDGLHQAIEAKEGVPIQEESKTSASITYQNMFRMYKKLAGMTGTAKTEEDEFREVYNMRVIPIPTNKPVARIDHSDLLYPTLDSKFRAVVADVKARHEKGQPVLVGTVSVETSDLISKKLVEAGVPHEVLNAKNHFKEAQIIMNAGQRGAVTIATNMAGRGTDIKLGEGVRELGGLCVIGTERHESRRIDNQLRGRSGRQGDPGESQFYLSLEDDLMRRFGSDRIKAFLDRMNLEEEEAVIKSKMLTRQVESAQKRVEGNNYDIRKQVLQYDDVMREQREIIYAERRDVITADRDLSPEIKAMIKRTINRAVDAHSRSDREEGIQAILNFAKANLVAEDSISLSDLEDLDFEAIKENLYERALKVYDAQIAKLQNQEAVIEFQKVLILMVVDNKWTDHIDALDQLRQSVGLRGYAQNNPVVEYQAEGFRMFQAMIGAIEFDVTRTMMKAQIHQKEREHSSQRATTMAEKNIAAQTVRAQADSDIDFSKVKRNDLCPCGSGKKFKNCHGRKQF, from the coding sequence ATGGCAAATATTCTACGGACTGTTATCGAAAACGATAAAGGTGAATTAAGAAAATTAGAAAAAATTGCAAAGAAAGTTGAGTCATATGCTGACGCTATGGCAGCTTTGTCTGATGAAGAACTGCAAGCAAAAACACCAGAATTTAAAAAAAGATACCAAAATGGTGAAACATTAGATCAATTGTTACCAGAAGCCTTTGCGGTTGTCCGCGAAGCAGCAAAACGTGTGTTAGGACTTTATCCATACCGTGTTCAAATCATGGGTGGTATTGTTATGCACAATGGTGACATTCCTGAAATGCGTACTGGTGAAGGTAAAACATTGACAGCGACAATGCCTGTTTACCTTAACGCCCTTGCTGGCGAAGGTGTACACGTTATCACAGTTAACGAATACCTCGCAACACGTGACGCTACTGAAATGGGTGAAGTTTACAGCTGGCTTGGATTGTCTGTTGGTATCAATTTGGCAGCTAAATCAGCATATGAAAAACGCGAAGCATACAATTGTGACATAACCTATTCAACAAACTCAGAAGTTGGCTTTGACTATCTTCGTGACAATATGGTTGTTCGTCAAGAAGACATGGTACAACGTCCATTAAACTTTGCATTGATCGATGAAGTTGACTCTGTCTTGATTGATGAAGCAAGAACGCCATTGATTGTTTCAGGTCAAGTAAGTTCAGAAACAAGCCAACTTTATATTCGTGCGGATCGTTTTGTAAAAACATTGACAAGTGTTGATTACACTATTGATGTACCTACAAAAACAATCAGTTTGACTGATTATGGTATTGATAAAGCAGAAGAATACTTCCACGTGGAAAATCTTTATGACTTGGAAAATGTTGCTCTAACGCACTACATTGATAATGCCCTTCGTGCTAACTACATCATGCTTTTAGATATTGATTATGTGGTTAGTCAAATGGGAGAAATCTTGATTGTTGACCAATTTACAGGTCGTACAATGGAAGGACGCCGTTTCTCTGATGGTTTGCACCAAGCTATTGAAGCCAAAGAAGGCGTGCCTATCCAAGAAGAATCTAAAACAAGTGCCTCAATTACTTATCAAAATATGTTCCGTATGTATAAAAAATTGGCTGGTATGACAGGTACTGCAAAAACAGAAGAGGATGAATTCCGCGAAGTTTACAATATGCGCGTCATTCCAATCCCAACAAACAAACCTGTGGCACGTATTGACCATTCAGACCTTCTATATCCAACACTTGACTCTAAATTTAGAGCTGTTGTTGCAGATGTTAAGGCTCGTCATGAAAAAGGTCAACCAGTCTTGGTTGGTACTGTTTCGGTGGAAACATCAGACCTTATTTCTAAGAAATTGGTTGAAGCTGGCGTGCCTCACGAAGTTTTAAATGCGAAAAATCACTTCAAAGAAGCACAAATTATCATGAATGCTGGTCAACGTGGCGCTGTTACGATTGCGACAAACATGGCTGGTCGTGGTACCGATATTAAACTTGGTGAAGGTGTTCGTGAACTTGGTGGGCTTTGTGTCATTGGTACAGAACGTCACGAAAGCCGTCGTATTGATAATCAGCTTCGTGGTCGTTCAGGTCGTCAAGGTGACCCAGGTGAATCACAATTTTACCTTTCACTTGAAGACGATTTGATGCGTCGTTTTGGTTCAGACCGTATCAAGGCATTTCTTGACCGTATGAATCTTGAGGAAGAAGAAGCTGTCATTAAATCTAAAATGTTGACACGTCAAGTTGAATCAGCTCAAAAACGTGTTGAAGGTAATAACTACGATATTCGTAAACAAGTCTTGCAATATGATGACGTGATGCGTGAACAACGTGAAATTATCTACGCAGAACGTCGTGATGTTATCACAGCAGATCGTGACTTATCTCCTGAAATCAAAGCCATGATTAAACGCACAATCAATCGTGCCGTTGATGCTCACAGTCGTTCAGACCGCGAAGAAGGTATCCAGGCAATCTTGAACTTCGCCAAAGCAAACTTGGTTGCTGAAGATTCAATTAGCTTGTCTGATTTAGAAGATTTAGACTTTGAAGCAATCAAAGAAAACTTGTACGAACGTGCTTTGAAAGTTTACGATGCACAAATTGCCAAATTACAAAACCAAGAAGCTGTCATCGAATTCCAAAAAGTTTTGATTTTGATGGTTGTTGACAACAAGTGGACTGACCATATCGATGCTCTTGATCAATTGCGTCAATCAGTTGGTTTGCGTGGTTATGCCCAAAATAACCCTGTTGTTGAATACCAAGCTGAAGGCTTCCGTATGTTCCAAGCAATGATTGGAGCGATTGAATTTGATGTCACACGTACAATGATGAAAGCTCAAATTCACCAAAAAGAACGTGAACATTCATCACAACGTGCAACAACAATGGCAGAAAAGAATATTGCTGCGCAAACTGTTCGTGCTCAAGCTGACAGCGATATTGATTTTTCTAAAGTTAAACGCAATGACTTGTGCCCTTGTGGCTCTGGTAAAAAATTCAAAAATTGCCATGGTCGTAAACAATTTTAA
- the acpS gene encoding Holo-[acyl-carrier protein] synthase, with protein sequence MIIGHGIDLQEIDAIKRAYERNNRFAKRVLTDKEFQCFLEQKSTKRQMEFLAGRWAAKEAFAKAMGTGIGTLSFKDIEILNNQLGAPVITRSPFSGKCFISLSHTGNLVQASVILEDNK encoded by the coding sequence ATGATTATTGGTCACGGTATTGATTTGCAGGAAATTGATGCAATCAAGCGAGCCTATGAGAGAAATAACAGATTTGCTAAGCGAGTGTTGACAGACAAAGAATTCCAATGTTTTTTGGAGCAAAAAAGCACGAAACGACAGATGGAGTTTTTGGCGGGACGCTGGGCGGCAAAAGAAGCCTTTGCAAAGGCAATGGGAACTGGGATTGGAACACTTAGTTTTAAGGATATTGAAATTTTAAACAACCAATTAGGTGCTCCTGTGATTACCCGGTCACCTTTCTCAGGGAAGTGCTTTATTTCACTTTCTCATACAGGAAACCTTGTTCAAGCCAGTGTTATTTTAGAAGATAATAAATAG
- a CDS encoding 3-deoxy-7-phosphoheptulonate synthase produces the protein MGIHQKSAKIDIAQVKELSKLEGDFLAKKAVRDAELAKIITGEDNRILLVIGPCSSDNEEAVLEYANRLAKLQEEVKDKIFIVMRVYTAKPRTNGDGYKGLMHQPDTSKLPDLINGIAAVRHLHYRVITETGLTTADEMLYPANLPLVDDLVSYHAIGARSVEDQEHRFVASGIDVPTGMKNPTSGNLNVMFNGIYAAQNKQNFIYHNAEVDTDGNPLAHVILRGATNEHGENEPNYYYDDLLKAIELYEKMGLENPFIVVDTNHDNSGKNYLEQIRIVRQTLINRDWNDKINKYVRGFMIESYLEDGRQDAPEVFGKSITDPCLGWEKTEQLIREIHATLSHDSFEELLF, from the coding sequence ATGGGAATACATCAAAAAAGTGCAAAAATTGATATTGCACAAGTAAAAGAACTTTCAAAATTAGAAGGTGATTTTCTTGCTAAGAAAGCTGTGCGTGATGCAGAATTGGCAAAAATCATCACCGGTGAGGACAATCGTATCCTTTTGGTTATCGGTCCTTGTTCATCTGATAATGAAGAGGCTGTTCTTGAATACGCTAACCGCTTAGCGAAACTTCAAGAGGAAGTTAAAGACAAAATCTTTATCGTTATGCGTGTTTATACAGCGAAACCACGTACAAATGGTGATGGTTACAAAGGATTGATGCATCAACCTGATACCTCAAAATTGCCTGACCTTATCAATGGTATTGCTGCGGTTCGTCATCTTCACTATCGTGTTATCACAGAAACTGGCTTAACAACAGCAGATGAGATGCTTTATCCAGCAAATCTTCCATTGGTAGATGACTTGGTCTCTTATCATGCTATTGGTGCACGTTCTGTTGAGGATCAAGAACATCGTTTTGTGGCATCAGGTATTGATGTTCCGACAGGTATGAAAAATCCGACATCAGGTAACTTGAACGTTATGTTTAACGGTATTTATGCCGCACAAAATAAACAAAACTTTATTTATCATAACGCTGAGGTTGATACTGACGGAAATCCATTGGCACACGTGATTCTTCGTGGAGCAACGAATGAACATGGCGAAAATGAACCAAATTATTACTACGATGATTTGTTGAAAGCTATTGAGCTTTATGAGAAAATGGGCTTAGAAAATCCATTTATCGTTGTTGATACAAATCATGATAATTCAGGGAAAAATTACCTTGAACAAATTCGTATCGTTCGTCAAACATTGATTAATCGTGATTGGAATGATAAGATTAATAAGTACGTTCGTGGTTTCATGATTGAATCTTACTTAGAAGATGGTCGTCAAGATGCACCAGAGGTATTTGGAAAATCTATTACAGACCCATGTCTTGGCTGGGAAAAAACAGAACAACTTATCCGTGAAATTCATGCCACACTAAGTCATGATTCTTTTGAAGAATTGCTATTCTAA
- the scrB gene encoding Sucrose-6-phosphate hydrolase, producing the protein MNLPQEVRYRAYADWSKDEIAKINDNVKQSPWHASYHIEPKTGLLNDPNGFSFFNGKYTLFYQNWPFGAAHGLKKWVHTESDDLVHFYETGAELRPDTKHDSHGAYSGSAYEIDGKLFLLYTGNVRDENWVRYPVQIGAWMDKDYNITKCENVLIHQPSDVTDHFRDPQIFNYKGQFYTIIGAQSLDKSGIIKLYKAVDNNVENWEEVGNLDFGGTGSEYMIECPNLVFVDKKPVLLYCPQGLDKSELNYGNNYPNTYKVCQAFDTANAKLVGTSEIQNLDYGFEAYATQGFNAPDGRTLIVSWIGLPDVDYPTDKYDYQGAMSLVKELSIRDGKLYQYPVEAITSLRAESENFAAKTETNNTYELELQFPANQKSEILLFADDKGNGLSLTVNTKDGKIILDRSKAGVQYATEFGTTRECSIDPKETSANIFVDNSIIEIFINKGEKVFTSRVFPEEGQNGIQIKSGVPTGTYFELKY; encoded by the coding sequence ATGAATCTACCTCAAGAAGTGCGATACCGTGCTTATGCTGATTGGAGCAAAGACGAGATTGCAAAAATCAACGACAATGTCAAACAATCCCCTTGGCATGCCAGCTATCATATTGAGCCAAAAACTGGGTTGTTGAACGACCCTAATGGTTTTTCTTTTTTTAATGGAAAATACACACTCTTCTATCAAAACTGGCCATTCGGAGCTGCTCATGGTTTGAAAAAATGGGTTCATACCGAATCAGATGACTTGGTTCATTTCTATGAAACTGGGGCTGAGCTTCGTCCTGATACAAAACACGATAGCCACGGGGCTTATTCTGGTTCTGCCTATGAAATTGATGGCAAACTTTTCTTATTGTATACAGGAAATGTTCGTGATGAAAACTGGGTACGTTACCCGGTTCAAATTGGGGCTTGGATGGATAAAGATTATAACATTACAAAATGTGAAAATGTTCTTATTCATCAGCCTAGCGATGTTACTGATCACTTCCGTGACCCACAAATTTTTAATTACAAAGGGCAATTCTACACAATTATCGGTGCTCAAAGTCTTGATAAATCAGGCATTATTAAGCTTTATAAAGCTGTTGATAACAATGTTGAAAACTGGGAAGAAGTTGGCAATCTTGACTTTGGCGGTACTGGTTCAGAGTACATGATTGAGTGTCCAAACCTTGTTTTTGTAGATAAAAAACCTGTGCTACTTTACTGCCCGCAAGGTCTTGATAAATCAGAACTAAATTACGGCAACAATTACCCAAATACTTATAAAGTATGTCAAGCGTTTGACACAGCAAATGCAAAATTGGTTGGAACTTCAGAAATTCAAAACCTTGATTATGGATTTGAAGCCTATGCCACTCAAGGATTTAACGCTCCTGATGGACGTACTTTAATTGTCAGTTGGATTGGACTCCCTGACGTTGACTACCCAACGGATAAATACGATTATCAAGGTGCAATGAGCCTTGTCAAAGAACTTTCTATCAGAGATGGGAAACTCTATCAATACCCAGTTGAAGCTATCACGTCACTTCGTGCTGAATCTGAGAATTTTGCAGCAAAAACTGAAACAAACAATACTTACGAGCTTGAATTACAATTCCCAGCTAACCAAAAATCTGAAATTCTTCTTTTCGCTGACGACAAAGGCAACGGACTCAGCTTGACTGTCAATACTAAAGACGGTAAAATTATCCTTGACCGCAGTAAAGCCGGTGTTCAATACGCTACGGAATTTGGCACAACTCGCGAATGTTCAATTGACCCTAAAGAAACAAGTGCCAATATTTTTGTAGATAATTCGATCATTGAAATCTTTATTAATAAAGGAGAAAAAGTATTTACCAGCCGTGTGTTCCCTGAAGAAGGACAAAATGGTATTCAAATCAAATCAGGTGTGCCAACTGGAACATACTTTGAATTAAAATACTAA
- a CDS encoding 3-deoxy-7-phosphoheptulonate synthase, whose product MSFKATSKKINFDALKEESALTGDVLAKKEARDRELEAIIKGEDDRVILVIGPCSSDNEEAVLEYAHRLEKLQEEVKDRVFMVMRVYTAKPRTNGDGYKGLMHQPDTSEAPSLINGIKAVRNLHYRVISETGLTTADEMLYPENLPLVDDLVSYIAIGARSVEDQQHRFVASGISVPTGMKNPTSGNLNVMFNGIYAAQNKQSFLFNGEEVETSGNPLAHAILRGATNEYGKNVPNYYYDNVIDTIEQYEKMGLENPFIVIDTNHDNSGKQYLEQVRIVRQTLINRDWNEKINKYVRGFMIESYLEDGRQDTPEVFGKSITDPCLGWENTAQLVHEIYDTLGK is encoded by the coding sequence ATGTCATTTAAAGCAACAAGTAAAAAGATTAATTTCGATGCTCTCAAGGAAGAATCTGCCTTAACAGGTGACGTTTTAGCTAAAAAAGAAGCACGTGATCGTGAACTAGAAGCTATTATTAAGGGTGAAGATGACCGTGTTATTTTGGTCATCGGTCCTTGCTCATCTGATAATGAAGAGGCTGTTCTTGAATATGCACACCGTTTGGAAAAACTTCAAGAAGAAGTTAAAGATCGTGTCTTTATGGTTATGCGTGTCTATACAGCAAAACCACGTACAAATGGTGATGGCTACAAAGGCTTGATGCACCAACCTGACACGTCAGAAGCACCAAGCTTGATTAATGGTATCAAGGCTGTACGTAACCTTCATTATCGCGTTATTTCAGAGACAGGATTGACAACAGCAGACGAAATGCTTTATCCTGAAAATCTTCCATTGGTTGATGACTTAGTTTCTTATATTGCTATTGGTGCGCGTTCTGTTGAGGACCAACAGCACCGTTTTGTGGCATCAGGTATCAGCGTTCCAACGGGAATGAAAAATCCAACATCAGGTAACTTGAATGTTATGTTTAATGGTATTTATGCTGCGCAAAACAAGCAATCTTTCCTATTTAACGGCGAAGAAGTTGAAACGTCAGGTAACCCATTAGCACACGCAATCCTTCGTGGTGCAACTAATGAGTATGGTAAAAATGTACCAAATTATTATTATGACAATGTTATTGATACGATTGAGCAATATGAAAAAATGGGCTTAGAAAATCCATTTATCGTTATTGATACAAACCATGATAATTCAGGTAAACAATATTTAGAACAAGTTCGTATCGTCCGTCAAACATTGATTAACCGCGATTGGAATGAAAAAATTAACAAATATGTTCGTGGTTTCATGATTGAATCTTACTTAGAGGATGGTCGTCAAGATACGCCAGAAGTATTTGGTAAATCTATTACTGACCCATGTCTTGGTTGGGAAAATACAGCACAACTTGTTCACGAAATTTATGACACATTAGGTAAATAA
- the scrA gene encoding PTS system, sucrose-specific IIB component/PTS system, sucrose-specific IIC component/PTS system, sucrose-specific IIA component, whose amino-acid sequence MDNAQIAKEVVAALGGRENVRSVAHCATRLRVMVVDEEKIDKNKIENLDKVQGAFFNSGQYQIIFGTGLVNKMYDEVVALGLPTASKDEQKAEVAKQGNWFQRAIRSFGDVFVPLLPAIVATGLFMGIRGAINNDTILGLFGTTSEAFSSSNFYTYTVVLTDTAFAFFPALICWSAFNVFGGSPIVGLVLGLMMVNTSLPNAWNVASGTDSPLYFFGFIPVVGYQNSVLPAFFVGLIGAKLEKWLHKKVPDVLDLLVVPFLTFLVMSVLALFVIGPVFHSVENYVLAGTKFLLNLPFGLSGLIIGGLHQLVVVTGVHHIFNLLESQLIAADGKDPFNAIITAAMTAQAGATLAVGVKTKSAKLKALAFPAALSAGLGITEPAIFGVNLRFGKPFILGLVAGAAGGWLASIFNLAGTGFGITIIPGTLLYLNGQVLKYIIMVLATTALAFVLTYMFGYEDEEEVTPAAKEAEVVAEPAQTGVSAEIIVSPLAGETVALTSVNDPVFSSEAMGKGIAIKPSGNTVYSPVDGTVQIAFETGHAYGLKSDNGAEVLIHIGIDTVSMNGEGFAQKVTANQKVKKGDVLGTFDTAAIAAAGLDDTTMIIVTNTADYSEVTPVAEGTVAVGTDLLELK is encoded by the coding sequence ATGGATAACGCACAGATTGCAAAAGAAGTTGTCGCTGCTTTAGGTGGGCGCGAAAACGTGCGTAGTGTCGCACACTGTGCAACGCGTTTACGTGTTATGGTTGTTGATGAAGAAAAAATCGACAAAAACAAAATTGAAAATCTAGATAAAGTTCAAGGAGCTTTCTTCAACTCAGGTCAATATCAAATTATTTTTGGTACAGGTCTTGTTAACAAGATGTATGACGAAGTTGTTGCTCTTGGCTTGCCAACTGCATCAAAAGATGAACAAAAAGCAGAAGTAGCTAAACAAGGAAACTGGTTCCAACGTGCTATTCGTTCATTCGGTGACGTTTTTGTACCGTTGCTTCCAGCTATCGTAGCAACTGGTTTGTTCATGGGTATCCGTGGAGCAATCAATAATGATACAATTCTAGGACTCTTTGGAACAACATCAGAAGCTTTCTCATCTTCAAACTTTTACACTTACACTGTTGTATTGACAGATACAGCATTCGCTTTCTTCCCAGCGTTGATTTGTTGGTCAGCCTTTAATGTATTTGGTGGAAGTCCAATCGTAGGTCTTGTTCTAGGTCTTATGATGGTTAATACGTCACTTCCAAATGCTTGGAATGTTGCTTCTGGAACTGATTCACCTCTTTACTTCTTTGGTTTCATTCCAGTTGTTGGTTACCAAAACTCAGTGCTTCCAGCATTCTTTGTTGGTTTGATTGGTGCTAAGTTAGAAAAATGGTTGCACAAAAAAGTTCCAGATGTTCTTGACCTTTTGGTTGTTCCATTCTTGACTTTCTTAGTAATGTCAGTCTTGGCACTCTTTGTCATTGGTCCAGTATTCCACAGCGTTGAAAATTACGTTCTTGCTGGTACTAAATTCTTGCTTAACTTACCATTTGGACTTTCTGGTCTTATCATTGGTGGACTTCATCAACTTGTCGTGGTTACAGGTGTTCATCACATCTTTAACTTGCTTGAATCACAATTGATTGCTGCTGACGGTAAAGATCCATTCAACGCAATTATCACTGCCGCTATGACTGCCCAAGCTGGTGCAACTCTTGCTGTTGGTGTTAAAACAAAATCTGCTAAACTTAAAGCTTTGGCATTCCCAGCTGCTCTTTCTGCAGGACTTGGTATTACTGAACCTGCTATCTTCGGGGTAAACCTTCGTTTTGGTAAACCATTTATCTTAGGTCTTGTCGCTGGTGCTGCTGGTGGTTGGTTAGCTTCAATCTTTAACCTTGCTGGTACAGGTTTCGGTATCACAATTATTCCAGGTACACTTCTTTACCTCAATGGTCAAGTTCTTAAATACATCATTATGGTTCTTGCTACAACTGCTCTTGCATTTGTCTTGACTTACATGTTTGGTTATGAAGACGAAGAAGAAGTTACTCCAGCTGCTAAAGAAGCAGAAGTTGTTGCTGAACCAGCTCAAACTGGTGTCTCTGCTGAAATAATTGTTAGCCCACTTGCTGGTGAAACAGTTGCTCTTACATCAGTAAATGACCCAGTATTCTCATCAGAAGCTATGGGTAAAGGTATCGCTATAAAACCAAGCGGAAATACAGTTTATTCTCCAGTTGACGGTACAGTTCAAATCGCTTTTGAAACTGGTCATGCTTATGGTCTTAAATCTGACAATGGTGCTGAAGTTCTTATCCACATTGGTATCGACACAGTATCAATGAATGGTGAAGGATTTGCACAAAAAGTTACTGCTAATCAAAAAGTTAAAAAAGGCGATGTTCTTGGAACATTTGATACTGCAGCTATTGCAGCGGCAGGTCTTGATGATACAACAATGATTATTGTGACAAATACTGCCGACTATTCAGAAGTAACTCCAGTTGCAGAAGGTACAGTTGCAGTAGGTACAGATTTACTTGAACTTAAATAA
- the alr gene encoding Alanine racemase produces MISSLHRPTKAVIDLDAICQNIDAVKANIPQDKKAFAVVKANAYGHGATNVAQAIHHLVDGFCVSNIDEALELREAGIEETILILGVIMPDEVALARDYHVTLTVASQEWLDLANEQGISLAGLDVHLKVDSGMGRIGVRSLDEAENVIANLKKAGANVEGIFTHFATADEADDTKFNEQLEFFTNLVNNLSDKPGIVHASNSATSIWHSETIFNLVRLGIVMYGLNPSGTELDLPYPLKPALSLESSLVHVKMIPAGATVGYGATYTAQKEEYIATVPIGYADGWTRDLQGFSVLVNGEFCEIVGRVSMDQITIRLPEKLTIGTKVTLIGQEGDKVISATDLAQKRGTINYEVLCLLSDRIPRVYSK; encoded by the coding sequence ATGATTTCAAGTTTACACAGACCAACAAAGGCTGTCATTGATTTAGATGCTATTTGTCAAAATATTGATGCGGTTAAAGCCAATATACCACAAGATAAAAAAGCTTTTGCAGTTGTTAAAGCCAATGCTTATGGACACGGTGCCACAAACGTAGCGCAAGCTATTCATCATCTTGTGGATGGATTCTGTGTGTCAAATATTGATGAAGCTTTGGAATTACGTGAAGCAGGTATTGAGGAAACAATCCTTATTTTAGGTGTTATTATGCCTGATGAGGTGGCTTTGGCGCGTGATTACCATGTTACTTTGACAGTTGCTAGTCAAGAATGGCTTGATTTGGCAAATGAACAAGGTATTAGCTTAGCTGGTTTGGACGTTCACTTGAAAGTGGATTCTGGTATGGGGCGAATCGGTGTGCGCAGTCTTGATGAAGCAGAAAATGTGATTGCGAATTTGAAAAAAGCTGGGGCTAACGTTGAAGGTATCTTTACGCATTTTGCAACAGCAGACGAAGCTGACGATACGAAATTCAATGAACAGTTGGAATTCTTTACGAATTTGGTTAACAATTTGAGCGACAAGCCTGGCATTGTCCATGCTAGTAATTCAGCAACAAGTATTTGGCATAGTGAAACTATTTTTAACCTTGTTCGACTTGGAATTGTCATGTATGGATTGAATCCAAGTGGAACAGAGCTTGATTTGCCTTATCCGCTTAAACCAGCGCTTAGTTTGGAATCATCATTGGTTCATGTTAAGATGATTCCTGCTGGTGCAACGGTTGGCTACGGTGCGACCTATACTGCTCAAAAAGAGGAATATATCGCGACTGTTCCAATCGGTTACGCAGACGGTTGGACACGTGATTTACAAGGTTTTTCAGTGCTTGTGAATGGTGAATTTTGTGAAATCGTTGGACGCGTGTCAATGGATCAAATTACCATTCGCTTGCCAGAAAAACTTACAATCGGAACGAAAGTTACTTTGATTGGTCAAGAGGGCGATAAGGTTATTTCAGCGACAGATTTGGCTCAAAAACGTGGCACAATCAATTATGAAGTTCTTTGTCTATTGAGTGACCGTATTCCACGTGTTTATTCAAAATAA
- the scrK gene encoding Fructokinase: MTKLYGSVEAGGTKFVCAVGDENFQVVEKVQFPTTTPYETIDKTVAFFKRFEADLAGIAIGSFGPIDIDENSETYGYITTTPKPHWANVDLVGLISKHFKVPIYFTTDVNSSAYGETIVRKDVKNLVYYTIGTGIGAGAIQNGEFIGGIGHTEAGHVYVAPHPQDVANNYTGFCPFHKGCLEGMAAGPSLEGRTGIRGELIELNSEVWDVQAYYIAQAVVQATLLYRPQVIVFGGGVMAQEHMLKRVRDKFTALLNGYVPVPDVTEYIVTPGVAENGSATLGNFALAKKVSER, encoded by the coding sequence ATGACTAAATTATACGGTAGTGTAGAAGCAGGTGGTACAAAATTTGTTTGTGCAGTTGGAGATGAGAATTTCCAAGTTGTTGAAAAAGTGCAATTTCCAACAACAACACCTTATGAAACAATTGACAAAACAGTAGCATTCTTTAAACGTTTCGAAGCTGATTTGGCAGGGATTGCTATTGGTTCTTTTGGTCCAATCGATATTGATGAAAATTCAGAAACTTATGGGTATATCACAACAACTCCAAAACCACATTGGGCGAACGTTGACTTGGTTGGATTGATCTCAAAACACTTTAAAGTGCCAATTTATTTCACAACAGATGTTAACAGCTCTGCTTATGGGGAAACAATTGTTCGTAAAGATGTTAAGAACCTTGTTTATTACACAATCGGTACAGGTATCGGTGCTGGTGCAATTCAAAATGGTGAATTTATCGGTGGTATCGGTCATACAGAAGCTGGTCACGTTTATGTGGCTCCGCACCCACAAGACGTTGCAAACAACTACACTGGTTTCTGTCCTTTCCACAAAGGTTGTCTAGAAGGTATGGCAGCAGGACCATCACTAGAAGGTCGTACAGGTATTCGTGGTGAATTGATTGAGTTGAACTCAGAAGTTTGGGACGTTCAAGCTTACTATATCGCACAAGCTGTCGTTCAAGCCACTCTTCTTTACCGCCCACAAGTTATTGTCTTTGGTGGTGGTGTTATGGCTCAAGAACACATGTTGAAACGCGTTCGTGATAAATTTACTGCTTTGTTGAACGGTTATGTACCAGTTCCAGATGTAACAGAATATATCGTAACACCTGGTGTTGCCGAAAATGGTTCTGCTACTCTTGGTAACTTTGCTTTAGCTAAAAAAGTATCAGAACGCTAA